A DNA window from Amphiprion ocellaris isolate individual 3 ecotype Okinawa chromosome 8, ASM2253959v1, whole genome shotgun sequence contains the following coding sequences:
- the gmeb2 gene encoding glucocorticoid modulatory element-binding protein 2 isoform X2 — MQEMSEVVIVTIPESVGEDLPSVVEEDKAVLVTAELTPQPGEDVLAVAPVEAEGEASRADSLSKEEAVIVKLTEEVDVEADVFYPITCGDAKATLVWKKFVCPGINVKCVQFNDQLISPKEFVCLAGKSTLKDWKRAIRLNGTMLRKIMDSGELDFYQHTKVCSNTCRSTKIDLVGTKVSICSDQSADLVPATPSSADLNGTATMFPEATEEASEWVTAIGEDSVAFWHAVKEAGLLEEVVKDFQKELQEVLKGLQERVCDPPLQVQDAVLLNNIVQNFGMLDLVKKVLASHKCQMDRYREQYTRSLATLEQQCDEHRKRAKELKSKSQHLNNVLMTLTPVPAPAAPKRPRLTRAVSGPATVNAAPTQITLPLNQLTSLPLSKVLSVAGAQAGTNLGGYTLLTSPLCGSELAADASNLTVLSTAAGQDGAAGASSSAASTAFVKVVSPQFQLVTLPATLQTLATTQSTTVQQQVSSISVVDATQTDSQERIQTDVDDEGQREQVKEEDGEQQAEQQ, encoded by the exons ATGCAGGAAATGAGTGAAGTTGTTATCGTCACCATACCAGAATCAGTGGGCGAGGACCTCCCCTCTGTGGTGGAAGAGGATAAAGCAGTGCTGGTGACTGCAGAGCTCACCCCTCAACCAGG GGAGGATGTCCTCGCAGTTGCACCAGTGGAAGCGGAAGGAGAGGCCAGCAGAGCAGATTCACTGTCAAAGGAAGAAGCAGTCATTG TAAAGTTAACGGAAGAGGTGGACGTGGAAGCTGATGTCTTCTACCCAATCACTTGTGGAGATGCTAAAGCCACTCTGGTTTGGAAGAAGTTTGTCTGCCCTGGGATTAATGTGAAATGTGTCCAG TTCAATGACCAGCTCATCAGTCCAAAGGAGTTTGTATGTCTGGCAGGGAAATCCACTCTGAAGGACTGGAAGAGAGCCATTCGCCTCAATGGCACCATGCTCAG GAAGATCATGGACTCAGGTGAACTGGACTTCTACCAGCACACAAAGGTCTGTTCCAATACTTGCCGCAGCACTAAGATAGACCTGGTGGGAACAAAAGTGTCCATCTGCAGTGATCAGTCTGCTGATCTGGTTCCAGCCACCCCTTCATCAGCTGATT TGAATGGAACAGCAACCATGTTTCCAGAGGCAACAGAGGAAGCTTCAGAGTGGGTCACAGCCATCGGAG AGGATTCTGTGGCATTCTGGCATGCAGTGAAAGAGGCGGGGCTGCTGGAAGAAGTTGTGAAGGACTTCcagaaggagctgcaggaggtgCTGAAGGGACTACAGGAGAGAGTGTGTGATCCACCACTACAGGTCCAAG atgctGTTTTGCTCAACAATATAGTGCAGAACTTTGGAATGCTGGACTTGGTGAAGAAGGTCCTCGCCAGTCATAAGTGCCAGATGGACCGTTACAGAGAGCAGTACACTCGCAGCCTTGCCA CTCTGGAGCAGCAATGTGACGAGCACAGGAAGCGAGCTAAGGAGCTTAAGAGCAAATCCCAGCACCTCAACAACGTCCTGATGACCCTTACTCCAGTCCCTGCACCCGCTGCGCCCAAGCGTCCTAGGCTAACCCGCGCAGTCTCCGGCCCAGCCACAGTCAATGCTGCTCCCACGCAGATTACTCTGCCTCTCAACCAGCTGACTAGCTTACCACTGAGCAAGGTGCTAAGTGTGGCAGGAGCCCAAGCAGGCACTAACCTGGGTGGATATACCCTCCTGACCTCCCCACTCTGTGGGTCAGAGCTGGCAGCAGATGCCTCTAACCTGACTGTGCTGTCCACAGCTGCAGGTCAGGACGGCGCAGCCGGGGCTAGCAGCTCGGCAGCCTCCACGGCCTTTGTTAAGGTGGTCAGCCCTCAGTTCCAGCTGGTGACGCTGCCGGCCACGTTGCAGACGCTGGCCACCACACAGAGCACCACCGTCCAACAGCAGGTCAGCAGCATCAGTGTGGTGGATGCCACACAAACTGATTCACAAGAGAGAATCCAGACTGACGTTGATGATGAAGGTCAGCGAGAGCAGGTGAAGGAAGAAGATGGGGAGCAGCAGGCTGAGCAACAGTGA
- the gmeb2 gene encoding glucocorticoid modulatory element-binding protein 2 isoform X1, translating into MQEMSEVVIVTIPESVGEDLPSVVEEDKAVLVTAELTPQPGEDVLAVAPVEAEGEASRADSLSKEEAVIAVKLTEEVDVEADVFYPITCGDAKATLVWKKFVCPGINVKCVQFNDQLISPKEFVCLAGKSTLKDWKRAIRLNGTMLRKIMDSGELDFYQHTKVCSNTCRSTKIDLVGTKVSICSDQSADLVPATPSSADLNGTATMFPEATEEASEWVTAIGEDSVAFWHAVKEAGLLEEVVKDFQKELQEVLKGLQERVCDPPLQVQDAVLLNNIVQNFGMLDLVKKVLASHKCQMDRYREQYTRSLATLEQQCDEHRKRAKELKSKSQHLNNVLMTLTPVPAPAAPKRPRLTRAVSGPATVNAAPTQITLPLNQLTSLPLSKVLSVAGAQAGTNLGGYTLLTSPLCGSELAADASNLTVLSTAAGQDGAAGASSSAASTAFVKVVSPQFQLVTLPATLQTLATTQSTTVQQQVSSISVVDATQTDSQERIQTDVDDEGQREQVKEEDGEQQAEQQ; encoded by the exons ATGCAGGAAATGAGTGAAGTTGTTATCGTCACCATACCAGAATCAGTGGGCGAGGACCTCCCCTCTGTGGTGGAAGAGGATAAAGCAGTGCTGGTGACTGCAGAGCTCACCCCTCAACCAGG GGAGGATGTCCTCGCAGTTGCACCAGTGGAAGCGGAAGGAGAGGCCAGCAGAGCAGATTCACTGTCAAAGGAAGAAGCAGTCATTG CAGTAAAGTTAACGGAAGAGGTGGACGTGGAAGCTGATGTCTTCTACCCAATCACTTGTGGAGATGCTAAAGCCACTCTGGTTTGGAAGAAGTTTGTCTGCCCTGGGATTAATGTGAAATGTGTCCAG TTCAATGACCAGCTCATCAGTCCAAAGGAGTTTGTATGTCTGGCAGGGAAATCCACTCTGAAGGACTGGAAGAGAGCCATTCGCCTCAATGGCACCATGCTCAG GAAGATCATGGACTCAGGTGAACTGGACTTCTACCAGCACACAAAGGTCTGTTCCAATACTTGCCGCAGCACTAAGATAGACCTGGTGGGAACAAAAGTGTCCATCTGCAGTGATCAGTCTGCTGATCTGGTTCCAGCCACCCCTTCATCAGCTGATT TGAATGGAACAGCAACCATGTTTCCAGAGGCAACAGAGGAAGCTTCAGAGTGGGTCACAGCCATCGGAG AGGATTCTGTGGCATTCTGGCATGCAGTGAAAGAGGCGGGGCTGCTGGAAGAAGTTGTGAAGGACTTCcagaaggagctgcaggaggtgCTGAAGGGACTACAGGAGAGAGTGTGTGATCCACCACTACAGGTCCAAG atgctGTTTTGCTCAACAATATAGTGCAGAACTTTGGAATGCTGGACTTGGTGAAGAAGGTCCTCGCCAGTCATAAGTGCCAGATGGACCGTTACAGAGAGCAGTACACTCGCAGCCTTGCCA CTCTGGAGCAGCAATGTGACGAGCACAGGAAGCGAGCTAAGGAGCTTAAGAGCAAATCCCAGCACCTCAACAACGTCCTGATGACCCTTACTCCAGTCCCTGCACCCGCTGCGCCCAAGCGTCCTAGGCTAACCCGCGCAGTCTCCGGCCCAGCCACAGTCAATGCTGCTCCCACGCAGATTACTCTGCCTCTCAACCAGCTGACTAGCTTACCACTGAGCAAGGTGCTAAGTGTGGCAGGAGCCCAAGCAGGCACTAACCTGGGTGGATATACCCTCCTGACCTCCCCACTCTGTGGGTCAGAGCTGGCAGCAGATGCCTCTAACCTGACTGTGCTGTCCACAGCTGCAGGTCAGGACGGCGCAGCCGGGGCTAGCAGCTCGGCAGCCTCCACGGCCTTTGTTAAGGTGGTCAGCCCTCAGTTCCAGCTGGTGACGCTGCCGGCCACGTTGCAGACGCTGGCCACCACACAGAGCACCACCGTCCAACAGCAGGTCAGCAGCATCAGTGTGGTGGATGCCACACAAACTGATTCACAAGAGAGAATCCAGACTGACGTTGATGATGAAGGTCAGCGAGAGCAGGTGAAGGAAGAAGATGGGGAGCAGCAGGCTGAGCAACAGTGA
- the pdyn gene encoding proenkephalin-B, protein MEWYVLVLMLSLPPSIHTDCSSHCQKCVHQILSPDAAFNSLTCSAECDGQLENCSPAPRLADFSQDEAAEEEERQQAELVKRYGGFIKRIDKNKNKIFTSPWRDNYILKARALPKKYEDLLKRMEEREVDAPEDAGDAPEDQITHRYVKRYGGFLRKFGPKSKRSSSAEEESPDTEELQKRYGGFMRRVRPKLNNLKWDKRYGGFLRRHFKISVRSVEEPYASYDDMSL, encoded by the exons ATGGAGTGGTATGTCCTGGTGCTGATGCTGAGCTTGCCGCCCTCCATCCACACTGACTGCTCTtcacactgtcagaaatgcGTGCATCAGATTCTCAGCCCCGACGCCGCCTTCAACAGCCTA ACGTGCAGTGCGGAGTGTGACGGCCAGCTGGAGAACTGCAGCCCAGCTCCGCGGCTGGCGGACTTCAGCCAGGACGAGGctgcggaggaggaggagaggcagcAGGCAGAGCTGGTCAAACGCTACGGCGGTTTCATTAAGAGGATCgacaagaacaagaacaaaatatttACCTCTCCGTGGCGCGACAATTACATCCTGAAAGCCAGAGCGCTGCCCAAGAAATACGAGGACTTGTTGAAGAGGATGGAAGAGAGGGAAGTTGACGCGCCGGAGGATGCAGGCGACGCTCCGGAGGATCAGATTACCCACAGATACGTTAAACGTTACGGCGGCTTTCTACGCAAATTCGGCCCCAAGTCAAAGAGGAGTAGTTCTGCGGAGGAGGAGAGCCCGGACACCGAGGAGCTGCAGAAGCGCTACGGAGGCTTTATGAGAAGGGTCCGACCAAAGTTGAACAACCTCAAGTGGGACAAGCGATATGGAGGCTTTCTGCGCCGCCACTTCAAAATCTCTGTGCGCTCAGTGGAGGAGCCTTATGCCTCCTATGATGACATGAGCTTATAG
- the gmeb2 gene encoding glucocorticoid modulatory element-binding protein 2 isoform X3 — MQEMSEVVIVTIPESVGEDLPSVVEEDKAVLVTAELTPQPGEDVLAVAPVEAEGEASRADSLSKEEAVIAVKLTEEVDVEADVFYPITCGDAKATLVWKKFVCPGINVKCVQFNDQLISPKEFVCLAGKSTLKDWKRAIRLNGTMLRKIMDSGELDFYQHTKVCSNTCRSTKIDLVGTKVSICSDQSADLVPATPSSADLNGTATMFPEATEEASEWVTAIGVKEAGLLEEVVKDFQKELQEVLKGLQERVCDPPLQVQDAVLLNNIVQNFGMLDLVKKVLASHKCQMDRYREQYTRSLATLEQQCDEHRKRAKELKSKSQHLNNVLMTLTPVPAPAAPKRPRLTRAVSGPATVNAAPTQITLPLNQLTSLPLSKVLSVAGAQAGTNLGGYTLLTSPLCGSELAADASNLTVLSTAAGQDGAAGASSSAASTAFVKVVSPQFQLVTLPATLQTLATTQSTTVQQQVSSISVVDATQTDSQERIQTDVDDEGQREQVKEEDGEQQAEQQ, encoded by the exons ATGCAGGAAATGAGTGAAGTTGTTATCGTCACCATACCAGAATCAGTGGGCGAGGACCTCCCCTCTGTGGTGGAAGAGGATAAAGCAGTGCTGGTGACTGCAGAGCTCACCCCTCAACCAGG GGAGGATGTCCTCGCAGTTGCACCAGTGGAAGCGGAAGGAGAGGCCAGCAGAGCAGATTCACTGTCAAAGGAAGAAGCAGTCATTG CAGTAAAGTTAACGGAAGAGGTGGACGTGGAAGCTGATGTCTTCTACCCAATCACTTGTGGAGATGCTAAAGCCACTCTGGTTTGGAAGAAGTTTGTCTGCCCTGGGATTAATGTGAAATGTGTCCAG TTCAATGACCAGCTCATCAGTCCAAAGGAGTTTGTATGTCTGGCAGGGAAATCCACTCTGAAGGACTGGAAGAGAGCCATTCGCCTCAATGGCACCATGCTCAG GAAGATCATGGACTCAGGTGAACTGGACTTCTACCAGCACACAAAGGTCTGTTCCAATACTTGCCGCAGCACTAAGATAGACCTGGTGGGAACAAAAGTGTCCATCTGCAGTGATCAGTCTGCTGATCTGGTTCCAGCCACCCCTTCATCAGCTGATT TGAATGGAACAGCAACCATGTTTCCAGAGGCAACAGAGGAAGCTTCAGAGTGGGTCACAGCCATCGGAG TGAAAGAGGCGGGGCTGCTGGAAGAAGTTGTGAAGGACTTCcagaaggagctgcaggaggtgCTGAAGGGACTACAGGAGAGAGTGTGTGATCCACCACTACAGGTCCAAG atgctGTTTTGCTCAACAATATAGTGCAGAACTTTGGAATGCTGGACTTGGTGAAGAAGGTCCTCGCCAGTCATAAGTGCCAGATGGACCGTTACAGAGAGCAGTACACTCGCAGCCTTGCCA CTCTGGAGCAGCAATGTGACGAGCACAGGAAGCGAGCTAAGGAGCTTAAGAGCAAATCCCAGCACCTCAACAACGTCCTGATGACCCTTACTCCAGTCCCTGCACCCGCTGCGCCCAAGCGTCCTAGGCTAACCCGCGCAGTCTCCGGCCCAGCCACAGTCAATGCTGCTCCCACGCAGATTACTCTGCCTCTCAACCAGCTGACTAGCTTACCACTGAGCAAGGTGCTAAGTGTGGCAGGAGCCCAAGCAGGCACTAACCTGGGTGGATATACCCTCCTGACCTCCCCACTCTGTGGGTCAGAGCTGGCAGCAGATGCCTCTAACCTGACTGTGCTGTCCACAGCTGCAGGTCAGGACGGCGCAGCCGGGGCTAGCAGCTCGGCAGCCTCCACGGCCTTTGTTAAGGTGGTCAGCCCTCAGTTCCAGCTGGTGACGCTGCCGGCCACGTTGCAGACGCTGGCCACCACACAGAGCACCACCGTCCAACAGCAGGTCAGCAGCATCAGTGTGGTGGATGCCACACAAACTGATTCACAAGAGAGAATCCAGACTGACGTTGATGATGAAGGTCAGCGAGAGCAGGTGAAGGAAGAAGATGGGGAGCAGCAGGCTGAGCAACAGTGA
- the tpk2 gene encoding thiamin pyrophosphokinase 2 produces the protein MASRLAWSETILQLLRRMNNFYSAESCRASCYRFVIDGAQVGWILPHVASLLTRYPEVFDPPHGGVVSLCPNLDSYQSRSEAVDAVLKVLRQEAALTCLTGWRDEKYSVMPKFSDSPLMWMERAATSLFGVKRYGVHINGYVVSDGGEVSMWLGRRSHTKQTYPGLLDNVAAGGLAAHVGIKQTLVKECLEEACIPAAIAEKAHPVGTVSYTYSNEEGVFAESQFVFDLELPLEFKPRIGDGEVQEFYLLSIDKVKELLANDDFKPNSAMVVLDFLIRHSFIEPDTEPCYQEFVTGLHQSL, from the exons atgGCTAGTCGGCTAGCCTGGTCAGAAACAATACTCCAACTCCTCCGGCGAATGAACAACTTTTATTCAGCAG AGTCCTGTCGAGCTAGCTGCTATAGGTTCGTAATAGACGGAGCACAGGTTGGTTGGATTCTTCCTCACGTAGCTTCTCTGTTGACCCGGTATCCAGAGGTGTTCGACCCGCCACACGGTGGCGTAGTGTCCCTTTGTCCCAATCTGGACTCGTACCAGAGCAGGTCTGAGGCTGTAGATGCTGTTCTGAAGGTTCTCAGACAGGAGGCTGCTCTGACCTGTCTGacaggatggagggatgag AAGTACAGCGTGATGCCAAAATTCTCAGACAGTCCTTTGATGTGGATGGAAAGAGCCGCTACAA GTCTCTTTGGGGTGAAGCGGTATGGAGTTCATATCAATGGTTATGTCGTCAGTGACGGTGGGGAGGTCAGTATGTGGTTAGGACGACGTTCCCACACTAAACAGACGTATCCCGGACTACTGGACAACGTG GCGGCAGGTGGTCTGGCTGCTCATGTTGGCATCAAACAAACTCTAGTGAAAGAATGTCTGGAGGAAGCATGTATCCCAGCAGCCATTGCGGAGAAGGCTCATCCTGTAGGAACAGTCAG ttACACCTACAGTAATGAAGAGGGTGTATTTGCAGAAAGCCAGTTTGTCTTTGATTTGGAACTTCCTTTGGAATTCAAGCCCAGAATTGGGGATGGAGAGGTACAAGAATTCTACCTCCTGTCCATAGATAAG GTGAAGGAACTGTTGGCAAATGATGACTTCAAACCAAATTCTGCCATGGTGGTCTTGGACTTCCTTATCAGACACTCATTCATTGAGCCTGACACAG AGCCATGCTATCAGGAATTTGTGACAGGACTCCATCAATCTCTGTAG